One Fontisphaera persica DNA window includes the following coding sequences:
- a CDS encoding LamG-like jellyroll fold domain-containing protein, with product MFLAVLAAQAAETPSSLNAWRKFAESYLQHPEIERCYLFDHLSPQTDQIPDARGGAPLRFQAAPVTGKPAETLQIIQGRWPGKTAVRLDAGALVGPALNPTHRAFTVAGWFRKNGPGAHRGNNQSPNGAVLGVGDGYWAGWRVWSAYPQKYVTFEIGRPQPSNAKGLSGGLWPDGVWVHLAATWDGQEMRLYLNGDCVAATPYNGNYTPAAGNAFRIGYLNAGVGSLLLDVDECLLYRKALSPTEILALAWWSYALPGNAAQHLEAARLALASNDFPSASLALSRLPAQPSPLAALGNVRRAELLRLQRQPGDAAHLLLQTAQTAPPPLAATADELLRRLLMDSGGAPVPAAVAERVLKLTDLSDKERLTAQRVLAQAYREAGQWADAVQNYEALTKAAAASPRERLEARMALVHTHFEARNFNAARAECQRLLADAETPALFKGLAQMRLAQSFEREKQFARAQEEYRKLETMPDLPPHWLEEARRAITEISRLQRGLPAMDMEATHMQLPELPKPGLTFHVAPQGNDAHPGTAAQPFATLQRARDAIRALKARDALPPGGVTVLVQGGEYLMREPFRLEAGDSGAPGRPIVYRAAPNQKPRFIGSQRLGGFSPVTDAGVMARLPETARLHVMQCDLRAQGITNFGSVTATGRRADLYFNGTRLSLARWPNTNWVQVGQLLGGTNAAMNIHARRGSREGRFTFNYDRPARWQQEPEIWLHGYWFWDWAEDYQRVATLDVPNRSFTLAPPAASYGYHEGQPYYALNLLSEIDQPGEWYLDRTTGCLYLWPPGPLAGTRITLSMLDGPMVTLAQVAEVALVGLQFEEGRGDGLLLTGCTNVSLLGCTVARFGENGVVINGGNQCTLFGCDIFTLGRNGTIVRGGERRTLQSSGHWVENCHIYEMSRFKPTYTPAILAEGVGIRIRHNRMHTCPSSAMRIEGNDHLIEYNEIFNVVRESDDQGGADMWGNPTYRGVVYRFNFWHDIGNQREVGQAGIRLDDAICGVLVYGNVFFRCAEGLFGGVQIHGGKDNIVDYNLFVDCQGAVSFSSWGARRWKEFLSTPETRRKTTQEVDLQSPPYSTRYPGVADLESHADRNFIWRNAVIQCRQFLMRSPAVTELLDNYISAHAKDLGFANAPKGDFRLPDNSVLYDRVVWRPLPVSAMGLYPHPLRASPPPSR from the coding sequence ATGTTTCTGGCCGTCCTGGCGGCCCAAGCCGCCGAAACACCATCCAGCCTCAACGCCTGGCGCAAGTTTGCGGAAAGCTACCTCCAACACCCCGAAATCGAACGTTGCTATTTGTTTGACCACCTCAGCCCTCAAACCGACCAAATCCCGGATGCTCGCGGCGGCGCGCCGCTGCGGTTTCAAGCTGCGCCCGTGACCGGGAAACCCGCCGAAACCCTGCAAATCATCCAAGGCCGATGGCCGGGCAAAACCGCCGTGCGTCTGGATGCCGGGGCTTTGGTGGGACCAGCATTGAATCCCACCCACCGCGCCTTCACGGTGGCCGGATGGTTTCGCAAAAACGGCCCGGGTGCCCACCGCGGCAACAATCAATCGCCCAATGGCGCGGTCCTGGGCGTGGGCGACGGTTATTGGGCAGGCTGGCGGGTATGGTCCGCTTATCCGCAAAAATATGTCACCTTTGAAATTGGGCGTCCGCAACCCTCCAACGCCAAGGGCTTGTCCGGCGGTCTCTGGCCCGATGGAGTATGGGTGCATCTGGCCGCCACATGGGACGGCCAGGAGATGCGTTTGTATCTAAATGGAGACTGTGTAGCCGCCACTCCCTATAACGGCAACTACACACCCGCCGCCGGCAACGCCTTCCGCATCGGTTATTTGAACGCGGGTGTCGGTTCCCTTTTGTTGGATGTGGATGAATGCCTCCTCTATCGCAAGGCTCTATCCCCCACCGAAATCCTGGCCCTGGCGTGGTGGTCCTATGCCCTGCCAGGAAATGCGGCACAACACCTGGAAGCCGCGCGGCTGGCGCTGGCCAGTAATGATTTCCCGTCTGCCAGTCTCGCCTTGAGCCGGCTCCCCGCGCAGCCCTCCCCTCTGGCCGCCCTTGGCAACGTGCGCCGGGCGGAGCTGTTGCGTCTGCAACGGCAGCCTGGCGACGCCGCCCACCTCCTGCTGCAAACCGCCCAAACCGCGCCCCCGCCGCTCGCCGCCACCGCTGACGAGTTGTTGCGCCGTCTGCTCATGGACTCCGGCGGAGCACCGGTTCCTGCCGCTGTCGCCGAGCGCGTGTTAAAGCTAACGGACTTGAGTGACAAGGAGCGGCTGACAGCGCAACGGGTTTTGGCCCAAGCCTATCGCGAGGCTGGCCAGTGGGCTGATGCCGTTCAAAATTATGAAGCCCTGACCAAGGCCGCCGCAGCCAGTCCCCGCGAGCGCCTGGAAGCGCGCATGGCGCTGGTGCACACGCATTTTGAAGCGCGCAACTTTAATGCTGCACGCGCGGAGTGCCAGCGCCTCCTGGCCGACGCCGAAACCCCAGCCTTGTTCAAAGGTCTGGCGCAAATGCGCCTGGCCCAATCGTTTGAACGAGAAAAGCAATTCGCCCGGGCACAAGAGGAATACCGCAAACTCGAAACCATGCCCGACCTCCCTCCCCATTGGCTGGAGGAAGCCCGCCGCGCCATCACGGAAATCAGCCGCCTCCAGCGCGGTCTGCCCGCCATGGATATGGAAGCCACACACATGCAGCTTCCCGAGCTGCCCAAGCCGGGCCTGACCTTCCATGTCGCGCCTCAGGGCAACGATGCTCATCCCGGCACCGCCGCCCAACCTTTTGCCACCCTCCAGCGCGCTCGCGACGCCATTCGTGCCCTCAAAGCCCGTGACGCGCTGCCCCCTGGTGGGGTCACGGTACTCGTCCAGGGCGGCGAGTACTTGATGCGCGAACCTTTCCGTCTGGAGGCTGGAGACTCTGGCGCGCCGGGACGCCCCATTGTTTACCGCGCGGCCCCCAATCAAAAACCCCGCTTCATCGGCAGTCAGAGGTTGGGCGGCTTTTCACCAGTCACCGATGCTGGTGTCATGGCACGCCTGCCGGAGACCGCCCGTCTCCACGTCATGCAATGCGATTTGCGCGCCCAAGGCATCACTAATTTTGGCTCTGTGACCGCCACAGGGAGGCGGGCGGACCTGTATTTTAATGGCACACGCCTTTCGCTGGCTCGCTGGCCTAATACGAATTGGGTACAGGTGGGCCAACTACTTGGCGGCACCAATGCCGCCATGAATATCCACGCCCGCCGCGGCAGCCGTGAAGGACGCTTCACCTTTAATTATGACCGGCCGGCGCGGTGGCAGCAGGAGCCGGAAATCTGGCTGCATGGCTATTGGTTTTGGGATTGGGCCGAGGATTACCAGCGCGTGGCCACGCTGGATGTGCCAAACCGCAGTTTTACCCTGGCGCCCCCCGCCGCCAGTTATGGCTACCACGAGGGCCAGCCCTATTATGCCCTGAATCTCTTGTCGGAAATTGACCAGCCGGGAGAATGGTACCTGGACCGCACCACCGGATGCCTCTATCTCTGGCCCCCCGGCCCGCTCGCCGGCACGCGCATCACGCTGTCCATGCTGGATGGCCCCATGGTCACGCTCGCCCAGGTGGCAGAGGTGGCGCTGGTGGGCCTGCAATTTGAGGAAGGCCGGGGCGACGGCCTGCTCCTGACCGGCTGCACCAATGTCAGTTTGCTGGGATGCACCGTGGCTCGTTTTGGCGAAAATGGCGTGGTCATCAACGGTGGCAACCAGTGTACCCTGTTCGGCTGCGACATCTTCACTCTGGGCCGCAACGGCACCATCGTCCGCGGAGGTGAGCGTCGCACCTTGCAATCCTCCGGCCATTGGGTGGAAAACTGCCACATCTACGAAATGTCCCGCTTCAAACCCACCTACACCCCGGCCATTCTGGCCGAAGGCGTGGGCATTCGTATCCGGCACAACCGAATGCATACCTGCCCTAGCAGCGCCATGCGCATCGAAGGCAATGACCACCTCATCGAATACAATGAAATCTTCAATGTCGTGCGCGAATCCGACGACCAGGGCGGCGCGGATATGTGGGGCAATCCCACCTACCGCGGCGTGGTCTATCGCTTCAATTTCTGGCATGACATCGGCAACCAGCGGGAGGTCGGCCAGGCCGGCATTCGCCTGGATGATGCCATCTGCGGCGTGCTCGTCTATGGCAACGTTTTCTTCCGCTGCGCCGAAGGCTTGTTCGGCGGCGTGCAAATCCACGGCGGCAAGGACAACATTGTGGATTACAATCTCTTTGTGGACTGCCAGGGCGCAGTGAGCTTTTCCTCCTGGGGCGCCCGCCGATGGAAGGAATTTCTCTCCACCCCGGAAACCCGGCGCAAGACCACCCAGGAGGTTGACTTGCAATCTCCCCCCTACTCCACCCGTTATCCCGGCGTGGCGGACCTGGAAAGCCACGCCGACCGCAATTTCATCTGGCGCAACGCTGTCATCCAATGCCGCCAATTCCTGATGCGCAGCCCGGCTGTCACCGAGCTGCTCGACAACTACATCAGCGCCCACGCCAAAGACCTCGGTTTTGCCAATGCGCCAAAGGGCGATTTCAGGCTTCCAGACAACTCCGTCCTATATGACCGCGTCGTTTGGCGGCCATTGCCCGTGAGCGCCATGGGCTTGTACCCCCATCCCCTGCGCGCCTCACCACCCCCCAGCCGATAA
- a CDS encoding glycosyltransferase family 4 protein yields MGNYKTYAVLVALSCGLALVLTPLIRRLALRANVLDHPGTRKIHHRPIPLLGGLAIALAMWLPITALWLYDNRVAAFLRAREGMVLQILLSGLAMLLLGVYDDLRGLNARKKLMAQLPVALVLVISGVGFESITIPSLGSVPLGWAGPVLTLLWLVGITNAINLVDGIDGLASGVAFFAATTIAVISIYNDNVVGAVIMTALAGACLGFLPYNFNPARIFLGDTGSLFLGMTLAVSSLLTSQKGTLAASLLIPVLVLGFPVIDTLLAMVRRAVRGKSMFSGDAGHIHHRLLARGLSHRQASLIIYAFCLLCGLVALVTVMENSMGMAFGFAALFVVLFAGLRALGYWKALSQLGKSPERLQFKFLYHVAELAKCKLALANDVQQIPQILQMVCQEYQKPGFKISWPANGHHAAAEHLWLQPEISTVKDLPVETHEFSDTGMRLDFYLHHRDDQDELHLEKRNLLSSLAEAANQRLAALLKSLPPS; encoded by the coding sequence ATGGGAAATTATAAGACATATGCGGTGCTCGTGGCCTTGTCTTGTGGACTGGCCTTGGTGTTGACTCCCCTCATTCGGCGGCTGGCTCTCCGGGCCAATGTGTTGGACCACCCCGGCACGCGCAAAATCCATCACCGCCCCATCCCCTTGCTGGGGGGTCTGGCCATCGCGCTGGCCATGTGGCTGCCCATCACCGCCTTGTGGCTGTACGACAACCGCGTGGCCGCCTTCTTGCGGGCACGGGAGGGCATGGTGCTGCAAATCCTCCTCAGCGGGCTGGCCATGTTGCTGCTGGGGGTTTATGACGATTTGCGAGGCCTCAATGCCCGCAAGAAATTAATGGCGCAATTGCCCGTGGCGCTGGTCCTGGTCATCTCAGGCGTGGGCTTTGAATCCATTACCATCCCCTCTCTAGGCAGCGTGCCGCTCGGCTGGGCGGGACCTGTCCTCACCCTGCTTTGGCTTGTGGGCATCACCAACGCCATTAATTTGGTGGACGGCATTGATGGCCTGGCCTCCGGGGTGGCGTTCTTTGCCGCCACCACCATCGCCGTCATATCCATTTACAATGACAACGTGGTGGGCGCAGTCATCATGACCGCCCTGGCGGGCGCCTGTCTGGGATTCCTGCCCTACAACTTCAATCCTGCCCGCATTTTTCTCGGAGACACTGGCAGCCTGTTTTTAGGCATGACCCTCGCCGTCAGTTCCTTGCTGACATCTCAAAAAGGCACGCTGGCCGCCTCCTTGCTTATTCCAGTGCTGGTCTTGGGATTCCCTGTCATTGACACCCTCCTGGCCATGGTGCGGCGGGCGGTGCGCGGCAAATCCATGTTTAGTGGCGATGCCGGCCATATCCACCACCGCCTGCTGGCCCGCGGCTTGAGCCACCGCCAGGCCTCTTTAATCATTTACGCCTTTTGCCTCTTGTGCGGTTTGGTGGCGCTGGTGACCGTCATGGAAAATAGTATGGGCATGGCCTTTGGATTTGCCGCCCTTTTTGTGGTGCTGTTTGCCGGATTGCGCGCCCTCGGCTATTGGAAGGCCCTGAGCCAGTTGGGCAAGTCGCCCGAGCGCCTGCAATTCAAGTTTCTCTACCATGTGGCGGAACTGGCCAAATGCAAATTGGCGCTGGCCAACGATGTGCAACAAATCCCGCAAATCCTGCAAATGGTCTGCCAGGAATACCAAAAGCCCGGCTTCAAAATCTCCTGGCCGGCCAATGGCCATCACGCCGCCGCCGAACACCTCTGGTTGCAACCCGAAATCTCCACCGTCAAAGACTTGCCCGTGGAAACCCATGAATTTAGCGACACCGGCATGCGCTTGGATTTCTATCTGCACCACCGCGATGACCAGGACGAGCTGCATCTGGAAAAACGCAATCTCTTAAGCTCGCTGGCCGAGGCCGCCAATCAACGCCTGGCCGCGCTGTTGAAATCACTCCCGCCCTCGTGA